The Nocardioides sp. S5 genome includes a window with the following:
- a CDS encoding SbcC/MukB-like Walker B domain-containing protein produces the protein MSIDEVRPDAPDATPDETDPNGLFAEHSVATPADDTMQWRAALLQLVNWGGFGGLTTVPLRGDATMISGASGVGKSTILDAYTALMMPSDTKFNGASNDAVAGRARSIGQRNLLSYLRGAVDVVDDPRTGRPVEKLLRGRGGDTWGAVAMTFVNDRGGQFTVLRTYYVPRRATRSGEVQMQLVTHDGPLRLDTLEVAVAERFHANTLKKLFPGVRVHRTYAEFAAVLHARLGIGANGDGAKALRLLARIQSGNQVRSVDELYKDMVLERPATYAAADRAIEHFDDLDAAHAAMRTEQHKLELLEPITGIHERTVQAARRLAELDSFGVTRSGDTPLRTWLLQEHLRLIGQAVTTNRADRAATTDALAATTAAERALVADAEAAQEAHRAAGGSTLQSLAWAVEQEKVVRDDRANRRTVLSDRLLPLVDVADASAPDIDSALMSAEAFAVLQLHARQWLAGWEREQERLKRERDGARDRRYPLSHRQAELRRERGSLESQKGRVGSRMHELRAEVARASGLSEDELPYVAELLDLAPEEARWRTAVETVLGASARTLLVPVDRLSHFSRAIDGLHLRGRLVFEGVPLDLPDLGPADPERIAGKLLFKDSPFSGWVQAHVAEPARNALCVEDASDLDGGGFRVTLAGQTRSGRRGTHGRTEGRSIIGFSNADAIEELDTELASIGADLDAIDAEVAELDRRAAVLEHQRSAYDAVAVARFDDLDVEASERRLADLESRRTEILGADDELQVLEQQIERLAEQLESTRRVRFGLEERQRELNEQHGRLVDDEDLVNDRLETAAPLALDEEQRDALAADFRAAAAPGDPDDLDRFAETSQRLAERLREAVGDAEAELRRADDELASIFRAYKLQWESPNLGATAESYGDYARILEEIRGTGLAGRRSEWRRRLTEWSGQDLVPLLGAMAASVEDIEDRLEPINAILRRLEFGGAGDRLRIRLRRLAPAHVQVFLRDLRALTARSAPDTDEADLEQRFAELSRFMEQLRRPTQGGDGTASERDRLLDVRRHVEVSAERYDSLTGELRATYRTLGEKSGGESQELVAFIVGSALRFRLGDEMRSRPRFAPVFLDEGFVKADSEFAGRAVRAWKGLGFQLVIGVPLDKVTGLEPHMDELLAITKNSTTHQSWITSITDARSS, from the coding sequence ATGAGCATCGACGAGGTGCGCCCCGACGCCCCGGACGCCACTCCTGACGAGACCGACCCCAACGGGCTCTTCGCCGAGCACAGCGTCGCCACGCCGGCCGACGACACCATGCAGTGGCGCGCCGCGCTGCTGCAGCTGGTCAACTGGGGCGGCTTCGGCGGCCTCACCACGGTGCCGCTGCGCGGCGACGCCACGATGATCTCCGGTGCCTCGGGCGTCGGCAAGAGCACGATCCTCGATGCCTACACCGCGCTGATGATGCCGTCGGACACCAAGTTCAACGGCGCCTCCAACGACGCCGTCGCGGGCCGCGCCCGCAGCATCGGTCAGCGCAACCTGCTGTCCTACCTGCGCGGTGCCGTCGACGTCGTCGACGACCCGCGCACCGGTCGCCCGGTGGAGAAGCTGCTGCGCGGGCGCGGCGGCGACACCTGGGGCGCTGTGGCGATGACGTTCGTCAACGACCGGGGCGGGCAGTTCACCGTGCTGCGCACCTACTACGTCCCCCGCCGCGCGACCCGCTCCGGCGAGGTCCAGATGCAGCTGGTCACCCACGACGGCCCCCTCCGGCTCGACACCCTCGAGGTCGCGGTCGCCGAGCGCTTCCACGCCAACACGCTCAAGAAGCTCTTCCCCGGTGTGCGGGTCCACCGGACGTACGCCGAGTTTGCCGCGGTGCTGCACGCCCGCCTCGGCATCGGCGCCAACGGCGACGGCGCGAAGGCGCTGCGGCTGCTGGCCCGCATCCAGTCGGGCAACCAGGTGCGCAGCGTCGACGAGCTCTACAAGGACATGGTGCTCGAGCGCCCGGCGACCTATGCGGCCGCCGACCGGGCCATCGAGCACTTCGACGACCTCGACGCCGCGCACGCCGCGATGCGCACCGAGCAGCACAAGCTCGAGCTCCTCGAGCCGATCACCGGCATCCACGAGCGCACGGTCCAGGCCGCGCGGCGGCTCGCCGAGCTGGACTCCTTCGGCGTCACCCGCTCCGGCGACACCCCGCTGCGCACCTGGCTGCTCCAGGAGCACCTGCGCCTGATCGGACAGGCGGTGACGACCAACCGCGCCGACCGTGCCGCGACGACCGATGCGCTCGCCGCGACCACCGCCGCCGAGCGGGCGCTCGTGGCGGACGCCGAGGCCGCGCAGGAGGCCCACCGCGCCGCAGGTGGGTCGACCCTGCAGTCGCTGGCGTGGGCGGTGGAGCAGGAGAAGGTCGTGCGCGACGACCGGGCGAACCGGCGTACGGTCCTCTCCGACCGGCTGCTGCCGCTCGTCGACGTCGCCGACGCCAGCGCGCCCGACATCGACTCGGCGCTGATGTCGGCCGAGGCCTTCGCGGTGCTTCAGCTGCACGCGCGGCAGTGGCTCGCCGGCTGGGAGCGTGAGCAGGAGCGGCTCAAGCGCGAGCGCGACGGCGCCCGTGACCGGCGCTACCCGCTCAGCCACCGCCAGGCCGAGCTGCGTCGCGAGCGCGGGTCGCTGGAGAGCCAGAAGGGGCGGGTCGGCTCCCGCATGCACGAGCTGCGCGCCGAGGTGGCGCGCGCGTCGGGGCTCTCGGAGGACGAGCTGCCCTATGTCGCCGAGCTGCTCGACCTCGCGCCCGAGGAGGCCCGCTGGCGCACCGCGGTCGAGACCGTCCTCGGTGCCAGCGCCCGCACCCTGCTGGTGCCGGTGGACCGCCTGTCGCACTTCTCCCGCGCCATCGACGGGCTGCACCTGCGAGGACGCCTCGTCTTCGAGGGCGTCCCGCTCGACCTGCCCGACCTCGGCCCTGCCGATCCCGAGCGGATCGCCGGCAAGCTGCTCTTCAAGGACTCGCCGTTCTCGGGCTGGGTGCAGGCGCACGTCGCCGAGCCGGCCCGCAACGCGCTGTGCGTCGAGGACGCCTCCGACCTCGACGGCGGCGGCTTTCGCGTCACGCTCGCGGGCCAGACCCGCAGCGGTCGCCGCGGCACCCACGGTCGCACCGAGGGGCGCAGCATCATCGGCTTCTCCAACGCCGACGCGATCGAGGAGCTCGACACCGAGCTGGCCTCGATCGGCGCCGACCTCGACGCCATCGACGCCGAGGTCGCCGAGCTCGACCGACGGGCCGCGGTGCTGGAGCACCAGCGATCGGCGTACGACGCCGTGGCCGTCGCGCGCTTCGACGACCTCGACGTCGAGGCGAGCGAGCGGCGCCTGGCCGACCTCGAGTCCCGGCGCACCGAGATCCTCGGCGCCGACGACGAGCTCCAGGTGCTGGAGCAGCAGATCGAGCGGCTCGCCGAGCAGCTGGAGTCGACCCGCCGGGTCCGCTTCGGGCTCGAGGAGCGCCAGCGCGAGCTCAACGAGCAGCACGGTCGCCTGGTCGACGACGAGGACCTGGTCAACGACCGCCTCGAGACGGCCGCGCCCCTCGCGCTCGACGAGGAGCAGCGCGACGCGCTCGCCGCGGACTTCCGCGCCGCCGCGGCCCCGGGCGACCCCGACGACCTCGACCGCTTCGCCGAGACCTCCCAGCGCTTGGCCGAGCGGCTGCGCGAGGCGGTCGGTGACGCCGAGGCGGAGCTGCGCCGCGCCGACGACGAGCTCGCCTCGATCTTCCGCGCCTACAAGCTCCAGTGGGAGTCGCCCAACCTCGGCGCCACGGCAGAGTCCTACGGCGACTACGCCCGCATCCTCGAGGAGATCCGCGGCACCGGGCTGGCCGGACGCCGCTCGGAGTGGCGCCGCCGCCTGACCGAGTGGAGCGGCCAGGACCTCGTGCCCCTGCTGGGTGCGATGGCAGCGTCGGTCGAGGACATCGAGGACCGGCTCGAGCCGATCAACGCGATCCTGCGCCGCCTCGAGTTCGGAGGCGCCGGCGACCGGCTCCGGATCCGGCTGCGACGCCTCGCCCCGGCACACGTGCAGGTCTTCCTGCGCGACCTGCGCGCGCTCACCGCGCGGTCGGCGCCCGACACCGACGAGGCCGACCTCGAGCAGCGCTTCGCCGAGCTCAGCCGTTTCATGGAGCAGCTGCGCCGCCCGACGCAGGGCGGGGACGGCACCGCGAGCGAGCGCGACCGCCTGCTCGACGTACGCCGTCACGTGGAGGTGAGTGCCGAGCGCTACGACTCGCTGACCGGCGAGCTGCGGGCGACCTACCGCACGCTGGGGGAGAAGAGCGGCGGCGAGAGCCAGGAGCTGGTGGCCTTCATCGTCGGGTCGGCACTCCGCTTCCGCCTCGGCGACGAGATGCGCTCGCGCCCGCGCTTCGCACCGGTCTTCCTCGACGAGGGCTTCGTTAAGGCCGACTCCGAGTTCGCCGGCCGTGCCGTGCGCGCCTGGAAGGGGCTGGGCTTCCAGCTGGTCATCGGGGTGCCGCTCGACAAGGTCACCGGCCTCGAGCCGCACATGGACGAGCTGCTCGCCATCACCAAGAACAGCACCACGCACCAGTCGTGGATCACCTCGATCACCGACGCCCGGAGCTCCTAG
- a CDS encoding amidohydrolase: MVVTIFRNAAVFDGYAHLGRVGDVVVRDGRVAAVGADAVPAGARVVDVDGGLLLPGFTDAHVHPVQGGLERLGCDLSGLAADATAYVRHVGEHARSRPGDDWVQGGGWAMAAFPGGLPTAQELDEVVGDRPVALATRDHHGMWVNTRALEVAGITAHTPDPADGRIERDAGGRPTGVLHEGAMALLDHVLPPVDDAQLRAALLEGQRYLHSLGVTAWQDAIVGAYSGMRDVGPTYARAAANGDLTGTVVGALWWDRARGREQVTDLIARREDYSGGRFSATSVKVMQDGVAENGTAALVEPYLDRCGHATDNAGISFVDPVALRSYVGELDHHGFQVRVHGLGDRGVREALDAFEGTHPDRRHHVAHLQLVHPDDVRRFAALGVAANIQALWACLDDQMTELTLPFLGPERAGRQYPFGDLHAAGARLVAGSDWPVSTPDPLAAIHTAVHRTAYGEPAPAGTEPFLPEQALPVEVAFAAYTSGSAWVNHRDDAGMVRPGAVADLVVLDSDPFLEPHEIGRARVRSTWIDGECVHEA, translated from the coding sequence GTGGTCGTCACGATCTTCCGCAACGCGGCCGTGTTCGACGGCTACGCCCACCTCGGCCGGGTCGGCGACGTCGTGGTCCGCGACGGACGCGTCGCGGCCGTGGGCGCGGACGCGGTGCCCGCCGGGGCGCGGGTCGTCGACGTCGACGGCGGGCTCCTGCTGCCCGGCTTCACCGACGCCCACGTGCACCCGGTGCAGGGCGGGCTGGAGCGCCTCGGTTGCGACCTGAGCGGGCTCGCGGCCGACGCGACGGCGTACGTGCGCCACGTCGGCGAGCACGCCCGCTCGCGTCCCGGCGACGACTGGGTCCAGGGTGGGGGCTGGGCGATGGCGGCGTTCCCCGGCGGCCTGCCGACCGCGCAGGAGCTCGACGAGGTGGTCGGCGATCGTCCTGTCGCGCTGGCCACCCGCGACCACCACGGGATGTGGGTCAACACCCGCGCGCTGGAGGTCGCCGGCATCACCGCCCACACGCCCGACCCTGCGGACGGTCGCATCGAGCGCGATGCCGGCGGACGCCCGACCGGCGTGCTGCACGAGGGGGCCATGGCGCTGCTCGACCACGTCCTGCCGCCCGTCGACGACGCCCAGCTCCGCGCCGCCCTCCTCGAGGGTCAGCGGTACCTCCACTCCCTCGGGGTCACCGCCTGGCAGGACGCCATCGTCGGCGCCTACTCCGGCATGCGCGACGTCGGCCCGACCTACGCGCGCGCGGCCGCGAACGGCGACCTCACCGGCACCGTCGTGGGTGCGCTGTGGTGGGACCGGGCGCGGGGGCGCGAGCAGGTGACGGACCTGATCGCCAGGCGTGAGGACTACTCGGGCGGCCGGTTCTCGGCCACGTCGGTCAAGGTGATGCAGGACGGGGTCGCGGAGAACGGCACGGCGGCGCTCGTCGAGCCCTACCTCGACCGCTGCGGGCACGCCACCGACAACGCGGGGATCTCCTTCGTCGACCCGGTGGCCCTGCGCTCCTACGTCGGCGAGCTCGACCACCACGGCTTCCAGGTGCGCGTCCACGGCCTCGGAGACCGGGGCGTGCGCGAGGCGCTCGACGCCTTCGAGGGCACGCACCCCGACCGGCGCCACCACGTCGCGCACCTCCAGCTCGTCCACCCCGACGACGTACGCCGCTTCGCCGCCCTGGGCGTCGCCGCCAACATCCAGGCGCTGTGGGCCTGCCTCGACGACCAGATGACCGAGCTCACCCTCCCGTTCCTGGGTCCCGAGCGCGCCGGGCGGCAGTACCCGTTCGGTGACCTGCACGCCGCCGGGGCTCGGTTGGTGGCCGGCAGCGACTGGCCTGTGAGCACCCCCGACCCGCTCGCGGCGATCCACACCGCGGTGCACCGCACGGCGTACGGCGAGCCGGCGCCCGCCGGGACCGAGCCGTTCCTCCCCGAGCAGGCGCTCCCGGTCGAGGTCGCGTTCGCCGCCTACACGAGCGGCTCGGCGTGGGTGAACCACCGCGACGATGCCGGCATGGTCCGGCCCGGTGCGGTCGCGGACCTGGTCGTGCTGGACTCCGACCCCTTCCTGGAGCCCCACGAGATCGGTCGGGCGCGGGTGCGCTCCACCTGGATCGACGGCGAG
- a CDS encoding ATP-binding protein — MTSVRVLGLPAALGFAVAYVALALVGRATVLPGSSVSLVWPAAGVAVLWLLAERSDRQVRVLLLVAVLLGVVLAVTGADVPLVLLGGAGVAVQTWLVVALVRRWCPTLIGAGGEDSVHTLRTLAVGTGAVLVACAVGAVLLTLALWAAGDDPDLGDAVLVWGRQVAGTIVIGSVGHLAWEWRRGHADPRVGGGGHAELAVLWGMSAAAVVAMFLQPLPLVFLLVPLTGWCASRFTTFTAALHACALGTVALVLTAGGHGPIARLDDPYVEAMGTQSFLLALLLTALAVGTLRDRVDDLVRQLVAAQAVSDAQAELLSGMTGSMGEGLLVLDDERRVTTHNAASARLARRHLPGDEQRALAALVDLLDHPPRPAAWRRPELGPGDVVVPLADGGEMVLAVTSRPLAAGRLGTLLVVREVTAHRSGFRPLVEFASTAAHDLRGPLTTMRSWLSLVEHDLDGTGQDEARDAVRRVDRSVVHMSELIDDLLAQAAAEGGQLRPEVVVLGGSGGLLAEVADLVGLDEPVVAPADLPAVHADPGAVRQLFANLVGNCVKYARPGVPPRVEVDAHVRGDRVVVEVRDHGIGVPEADRERVFDRFHRSQEVQASYTGTGLGLSLCRSIVERHGGRIVCVAPGDGPGAVFRLDLPAVPGARH, encoded by the coding sequence ATGACATCGGTGCGGGTGCTCGGCCTGCCGGCGGCCCTCGGGTTCGCCGTGGCCTACGTCGCGCTCGCCCTCGTGGGCCGGGCCACGGTGCTGCCTGGCTCGTCCGTCAGCCTGGTGTGGCCCGCGGCAGGGGTGGCGGTGCTCTGGCTCCTGGCCGAGCGGTCGGACCGTCAGGTCCGGGTCCTGCTGCTGGTCGCCGTGCTGCTGGGCGTCGTCCTCGCCGTGACCGGGGCGGACGTGCCCCTCGTCCTGCTCGGCGGCGCGGGCGTGGCGGTGCAGACCTGGCTGGTCGTGGCGCTGGTGCGTCGCTGGTGCCCGACGCTCATCGGCGCCGGCGGCGAGGACAGCGTGCACACCCTCCGGACGCTCGCCGTCGGCACCGGGGCCGTGCTGGTCGCCTGCGCCGTCGGGGCCGTGCTGCTCACCCTCGCGCTGTGGGCTGCGGGCGACGACCCGGACCTCGGCGACGCCGTGCTGGTCTGGGGCCGGCAGGTCGCCGGGACGATCGTGATCGGGAGCGTCGGTCACCTGGCCTGGGAGTGGCGTCGCGGACACGCGGACCCGCGGGTCGGCGGCGGTGGTCACGCCGAGCTGGCCGTGCTGTGGGGCATGTCGGCCGCCGCCGTCGTCGCGATGTTCCTCCAGCCGCTTCCCCTGGTGTTCCTGCTCGTCCCGCTGACCGGGTGGTGCGCCTCGCGCTTCACCACCTTCACCGCCGCTCTGCACGCGTGCGCGCTCGGGACGGTCGCCCTGGTGCTGACCGCAGGCGGGCACGGACCCATCGCCCGCCTCGACGACCCGTACGTCGAGGCGATGGGCACCCAGTCCTTCCTGCTGGCCCTCCTCCTGACGGCCCTCGCAGTGGGCACGCTCCGCGACCGCGTGGACGACCTCGTCCGGCAGCTCGTCGCGGCGCAGGCAGTGTCGGACGCCCAGGCCGAGCTGCTCTCCGGGATGACCGGGAGCATGGGGGAGGGCCTGCTGGTCCTGGACGACGAGCGCCGGGTCACCACGCACAACGCCGCCAGCGCGCGGCTCGCGCGCCGGCACCTGCCGGGGGACGAGCAGCGCGCCCTGGCGGCGCTGGTGGACCTGCTCGACCACCCGCCCCGACCGGCGGCGTGGCGCCGGCCCGAGCTCGGCCCCGGCGACGTCGTCGTACCCCTCGCGGACGGGGGCGAGATGGTGCTCGCGGTCACCTCCCGGCCGCTCGCCGCGGGTCGGCTCGGGACCCTGCTGGTCGTTCGGGAGGTCACCGCGCACCGGTCGGGGTTCCGGCCGCTGGTCGAGTTCGCGTCGACGGCAGCGCACGACCTGCGCGGCCCGCTCACGACCATGCGGTCCTGGCTCTCGCTCGTCGAGCACGACCTCGACGGGACCGGGCAGGACGAGGCACGGGACGCCGTGCGTCGCGTCGACCGCTCGGTCGTCCACATGAGCGAGCTCATCGACGACCTGCTCGCGCAGGCGGCCGCGGAGGGTGGCCAGCTCCGGCCCGAGGTGGTCGTCCTCGGTGGGAGCGGAGGGCTGCTGGCCGAGGTGGCCGACCTGGTCGGGCTCGACGAGCCGGTCGTCGCTCCGGCCGACCTCCCCGCGGTGCACGCCGACCCCGGGGCGGTGCGCCAGCTCTTCGCCAACCTCGTGGGCAACTGCGTCAAGTACGCCCGTCCCGGCGTCCCGCCCCGGGTGGAGGTCGACGCCCACGTCCGGGGGGACCGGGTCGTGGTCGAGGTGCGCGACCACGGCATCGGGGTCCCGGAGGCGGACCGCGAACGCGTCTTCGACCGGTTCCACCGCAGCCAGGAGGTCCAGGCGTCCTACACCGGCACCGGGCTGGGGCTCTCGCTGTGCCGCTCCATCGTCGAGCGACATGGCGGCCGCATCGTGTGCGTGGCCCCGGGCGACGGCCCGGGCGCGGTGTTCCGCCTCGACCTCCCGGCCGTGCCCGGTGCGCGACACTGA